The Paenibacillus uliginis N3/975 genome has a window encoding:
- a CDS encoding cupin domain-containing protein, whose protein sequence is MYYVPNTYFYPYYANVNTPMYHSDYMSRNHQQVFEAILAGIKRETSGMDLYSRLANVAPNQKHKNNILHALEYKKVHLNQFTNLYITLTGRQPMYQIDKVTFHSYGEGLKKAHEAGVEGYEEYRKNCLLTQYPLVQNVFLHVSTGEKENATRLGSLNEEVLKDYGSKPFVVNIEEVTEQNNTYRTALWTGSNFQVTVMSINVGDDIGLEVHPTTDQFIRIEEGQGLVQMGDSKDKLTFEEKAYDDYAIMIPAGKWHNLTNTGNKPLKIYVIYAPPEHPYGTVHETKAIAMASKENH, encoded by the coding sequence ATGTATTATGTTCCTAATACGTACTTCTATCCTTATTACGCTAATGTTAACACACCAATGTATCACTCAGACTATATGTCAAGAAATCATCAACAAGTATTTGAAGCTATACTTGCTGGAATAAAAAGAGAAACTTCAGGCATGGATCTTTATAGTCGACTAGCCAATGTGGCGCCAAACCAAAAGCATAAAAATAACATTCTTCATGCCTTAGAATACAAAAAAGTTCATTTAAATCAATTTACTAATCTTTATATCACACTTACTGGAAGACAGCCTATGTACCAAATCGATAAAGTGACTTTTCATAGTTATGGAGAAGGTTTAAAAAAGGCTCATGAAGCAGGAGTAGAGGGTTATGAAGAATATCGAAAGAATTGTTTACTTACTCAATACCCACTAGTTCAAAATGTATTTTTACATGTTTCTACTGGTGAAAAAGAAAATGCTACACGATTGGGTTCTTTGAATGAGGAAGTATTAAAAGATTATGGATCAAAACCATTTGTAGTTAATATTGAGGAGGTTACTGAGCAAAACAATACTTACCGTACCGCTTTATGGACAGGTAGTAATTTTCAAGTGACCGTGATGAGTATCAATGTTGGAGATGACATCGGTTTAGAAGTTCATCCGACAACTGATCAATTCATACGTATTGAAGAAGGTCAAGGACTTGTTCAAATGGGTGATAGCAAAGATAAATTAACTTTTGAGGAAAAAGCCTATGATGACTATGCAATTATGATACCTGCGGGAAAATGGCACAATCTAACCAATACGGGTAATAAACCACTTAAAATTTACGTTATCTATGCGCCGCCAGAGCATCCATATGGTACAGTTCATGAAACCAAAGCAATTGCAATGGCTTCCAAAGAAAACCATTAA